One window of the Acidobacteriota bacterium genome contains the following:
- a CDS encoding RNA chaperone Hfq encodes MEKQQNIQDGFLNSLRKEKSFVTIYLMSGVKLTGRIRSFDKFAVILDSNGAEQLIFKHAISTVLLNRTNNTANSSAPPGG; translated from the coding sequence ATGGAAAAACAACAGAATATACAGGACGGCTTCTTGAACTCTCTGCGTAAAGAAAAATCGTTCGTCACGATTTATCTGATGAGCGGTGTCAAGCTGACCGGAAGAATTCGCAGCTTTGACAAGTTTGCCGTCATTCTGGACAGCAACGGCGCGGAACAGTTAATTTTCAAGCACGCGATTTCAACTGTGTTGTTGAATCGCACAAACAACACAGCAAATTCGTCGGCGCCCCCGGGAGGATAG
- the miaA gene encoding tRNA (adenosine(37)-N6)-dimethylallyltransferase MiaA: protein MVDEVVRDYPLIAIAGPTASGKSELAVFLAARLGGEVVSYDSVQFYRGFDVGTGKLTLSERKGIPHHLLDCLDPSEPFTAGDFRREAARVIEGIRKRGNLPVLAGGTGLYLRALLMGLFEGPPRSEKLRARLRALADRRGREFVHRLLGRLDPVSARRVGPRDLQKVIRAVEVCLVARRAFSVLQARGREPLAGYQCFKIGLNPDREDLYARINRRVEKMFVEGLEVEVRRMLLRPDAEAIKGLGSLGYRQAAAAVRGEISQDEAVRDTQAATRHYAKRQMTWFRREAEMNWFSGFGDDPALQGQVLDALKAWFASKFNEAPFLQKVVSL from the coding sequence ATGGTTGATGAGGTAGTCCGGGATTATCCGCTGATCGCCATTGCCGGTCCCACGGCGTCCGGCAAGTCGGAGCTTGCGGTTTTCCTGGCCGCGCGCCTGGGGGGCGAGGTGGTCAGCTATGATTCAGTTCAATTCTACAGGGGCTTCGACGTTGGAACAGGCAAGCTGACTCTCAGTGAGCGCAAGGGAATCCCGCACCACCTTCTGGACTGCCTCGATCCCTCAGAGCCTTTTACCGCAGGTGATTTCCGCCGGGAAGCCGCGAGAGTTATCGAGGGGATTCGAAAGCGGGGAAACCTGCCTGTCCTGGCGGGTGGAACAGGCCTTTACCTGCGAGCGCTGCTGATGGGACTGTTTGAGGGGCCTCCGCGATCAGAAAAGTTGCGGGCCCGGTTGCGTGCGCTGGCAGACCGCCGGGGCCGTGAGTTTGTCCATCGCCTGCTTGGGAGGCTTGATCCGGTGTCAGCCCGCCGCGTCGGTCCGCGCGATCTGCAAAAGGTGATCAGGGCGGTGGAAGTCTGCCTCGTTGCCCGGCGCGCGTTTTCCGTGCTGCAGGCGCGTGGCCGGGAACCACTGGCCGGCTATCAATGTTTCAAGATCGGGCTTAATCCGGACCGTGAAGATCTCTACGCGCGCATCAACCGGCGAGTAGAGAAGATGTTTGTAGAAGGCCTTGAAGTCGAAGTCCGGCGCATGCTGCTGCGGCCCGATGCCGAGGCGATCAAGGGGCTGGGCTCTTTAGGCTACCGTCAGGCGGCTGCGGCTGTACGCGGAGAAATATCTCAGGATGAAGCTGTCCGTGATACCCAGGCCGCTACCCGGCATTATGCCAAGCGCCAGATGACCTGGTTCCGGCGGGAAGCTGAAATGAACTGGTTTTCAGGCTTTGGAGACGATCCTGCGCTCCAGGGGCAGGTACTGGACGCGCTTAAGGCCTGGTTTGCCTCAAAATTTAATGAGGCCCCCTTCTTACAGAAGGTTGTATCCTTATAA
- a CDS encoding TonB C-terminal domain-containing protein, translated as MSLQPEFRLLVDLETEVARWRRRTYFLLAVFLQIALGLIVMYTPGLFTRLIGVTAVEVQPKEERHQQQTMLYFPPDLLRSLKKPPPTNTLSDKNRRAQGESPKVDDKGLHMPYMRGNTRLPEIAGGHRPPAPPPKPPAEKAAPGETAQAPKPAPPAPRKELPEEAQLHLSTVKPSDANGTPRIRIPSDTAGQAIQQSLQAAIQNPGSPGPVGPGDSTDQFQNVQPNFSTSGPIILSDTRGVNFGPYLARVVYIVRRNWYAVIPESARLGEKGRVALVFEIVKDGSVPQLRLLASSGSQALDQAALASIRASNPFPPLPQQFTGNHLVLEFIYFYNLGTNY; from the coding sequence ATGAGTTTGCAGCCCGAGTTTCGACTCCTGGTCGACCTTGAAACGGAAGTCGCCCGCTGGCGCCGCCGGACCTATTTCCTGCTTGCAGTTTTTCTGCAAATCGCGCTTGGCCTGATCGTGATGTACACGCCGGGACTTTTCACCCGACTGATCGGCGTGACCGCCGTCGAGGTTCAGCCTAAAGAAGAACGACACCAGCAGCAGACGATGTTGTATTTCCCTCCGGATCTCCTGCGCTCGCTGAAGAAGCCTCCTCCAACCAATACCCTCTCTGACAAAAACCGGAGGGCCCAGGGTGAATCGCCAAAGGTTGATGACAAAGGCTTGCACATGCCTTATATGCGGGGTAACACGCGCCTGCCGGAAATAGCTGGGGGCCACCGGCCGCCGGCGCCCCCACCCAAACCCCCAGCCGAGAAGGCTGCTCCCGGGGAGACGGCCCAGGCACCCAAGCCAGCCCCCCCGGCTCCCAGGAAAGAACTGCCAGAGGAAGCGCAGCTTCACCTGAGCACTGTAAAGCCGTCTGATGCGAACGGGACCCCGCGCATCAGGATTCCATCTGACACGGCTGGCCAGGCCATTCAGCAGTCGCTGCAAGCCGCCATCCAGAACCCGGGCAGTCCGGGGCCGGTCGGCCCGGGCGATTCGACCGACCAGTTCCAGAACGTCCAGCCGAACTTTTCGACCTCCGGGCCAATTATTCTTTCTGATACGCGGGGAGTAAACTTTGGACCCTACCTGGCGCGTGTGGTGTATATCGTCCGCCGCAACTGGTATGCCGTAATTCCGGAATCGGCGCGGCTGGGAGAAAAAGGGCGCGTGGCTCTTGTGTTTGAGATTGTTAAGGATGGTTCCGTGCCCCAGCTTCGCCTTCTGGCGTCTTCAGGGTCCCAGGCCCTGGACCAGGCTGCCCTTGCATCCATCCGGGCATCAAACCCGTTTCCGCCTTTGCCTCAGCAATTCACAGGAAATCATCTGGTGCTGGAATTCATTTATTTCTACAATTTGGGCACCAACTATTGA
- a CDS encoding Gfo/Idh/MocA family oxidoreductase — MSELQKVPIAVIGVGEHGKRHTHALKHVQGAELAGVYDQRQDRAAAVAAELGVRAFRSLEEALEAVQAVSIVIPTTDHMVVARLAMEAGKDVLLEKPITRTLEEADELIEIADRTGRILQVGHLERFNPGAVAAKAITRQPLFFEIHRLGVFSPRSLDVDVVFDLMIHDLDLVLWFANTEARDVRAVGLPVLTDRVDIANARVEFENGAVANFTASRVSTEKVRKFRYFQPHEYVSIDFSRRDALLLSVGNDGQNPQIAFRKLEVRNTDPLEAELESFADCVRTRRPPLVGGRQGRSALALAEKVMFCIEEHAGRVMVPLTRPAGHSGEL, encoded by the coding sequence ATTTCAGAGCTGCAGAAAGTGCCCATTGCCGTTATCGGCGTGGGAGAGCACGGAAAAAGGCATACACACGCCCTCAAACACGTTCAGGGCGCGGAGTTGGCAGGCGTCTACGATCAGCGCCAGGATCGAGCGGCCGCTGTGGCTGCCGAACTGGGCGTCAGGGCGTTCAGGAGTCTTGAAGAGGCCCTGGAAGCCGTGCAGGCCGTCAGCATAGTGATCCCAACCACAGACCATATGGTCGTGGCGCGCCTGGCGATGGAAGCTGGCAAGGATGTTTTGCTTGAAAAACCAATTACGCGTACATTAGAAGAAGCCGATGAACTGATTGAAATTGCTGATCGTACAGGGCGCATCCTTCAGGTAGGCCATCTTGAGCGCTTCAACCCCGGGGCAGTAGCCGCCAAAGCCATCACGCGCCAGCCCCTTTTCTTTGAAATCCATCGGTTGGGAGTTTTCAGCCCCCGCAGCCTGGACGTGGATGTGGTGTTTGACCTCATGATCCATGATCTCGACCTGGTGCTCTGGTTCGCAAACACGGAGGCGCGCGATGTACGCGCCGTCGGCCTGCCCGTGCTGACTGACCGCGTTGATATTGCCAATGCTCGTGTCGAGTTTGAAAATGGTGCAGTTGCAAACTTTACGGCCAGCCGCGTCAGCACCGAGAAAGTCAGAAAATTCCGTTACTTCCAGCCTCACGAATATGTTTCCATCGACTTCTCCCGGCGGGACGCCCTCCTATTGAGCGTGGGGAATGACGGTCAAAACCCGCAGATAGCGTTTCGCAAACTGGAAGTGCGGAACACGGACCCGCTGGAAGCTGAGCTCGAATCGTTTGCCGACTGCGTTCGGACGAGGCGGCCGCCGCTGGTTGGAGGGCGGCAGGGCCGTTCAGCATTGGCATTGGCCGAGAAGGTCATGTTTTGCATCGAAGAACATGCGGGCCGCGTGATGGTCCCCTTGACACGGCCGGCAGGCCACAGCGGTGAGTTATAG
- a CDS encoding LpxI family protein, whose protein sequence is MIAGNGRFPFLVLDAARDQGFEPLVVAIKEEAFPELGKNAREIEWLSLGEVARLLQLLTERGVNKVVLAGQVKHVQLFSSIKPDGVVERTLNGMERKNTDALIGAFVNMLEARGIQVVDSTLFLKPLLADEGVMTTRALDGSELADIAYGREIAKKIAGLDIGQTIVVADRACVAIEAMEGTDAAIERAAGLSNGKPLVVVKVSKPQQDMRFDVPVAGVRTVRVMRRANARVLAVDAGRTLLFERENLIEEANQAGIAVIGMKD, encoded by the coding sequence ATCATTGCGGGCAACGGACGTTTCCCGTTTCTGGTGCTCGATGCCGCGCGCGACCAGGGGTTTGAACCTCTGGTGGTGGCCATCAAGGAAGAAGCTTTTCCGGAACTGGGAAAGAACGCGCGTGAAATTGAATGGCTGAGCCTGGGCGAAGTCGCCCGATTGCTGCAGCTTCTCACCGAGCGCGGCGTCAACAAGGTGGTGCTGGCGGGGCAGGTGAAACACGTCCAGCTTTTCAGTTCCATCAAGCCCGATGGCGTGGTTGAGCGGACATTAAACGGGATGGAGCGCAAGAATACGGACGCCCTGATCGGCGCCTTTGTCAACATGTTGGAGGCCCGCGGCATTCAAGTAGTGGATTCGACGCTGTTTCTGAAGCCCTTGCTGGCTGACGAGGGCGTGATGACCACGCGGGCGCTCGACGGGAGCGAGCTTGCCGACATCGCTTACGGAAGGGAAATCGCCAAAAAGATTGCCGGGCTCGACATCGGGCAGACGATCGTTGTGGCGGACCGTGCCTGCGTGGCGATTGAGGCGATGGAGGGCACCGACGCGGCCATCGAACGCGCGGCCGGGTTGAGTAACGGAAAGCCGCTGGTGGTCGTCAAAGTCAGTAAGCCGCAACAGGACATGCGATTCGATGTTCCGGTGGCGGGCGTGAGGACGGTCCGCGTGATGCGGCGTGCGAACGCGCGGGTGCTGGCCGTCGATGCGGGCAGGACGCTGCTGTTTGAGCGGGAGAATCTCATCGAGGAAGCAAACCAGGCCGGCATTGCCGTGATAGGAATGAAGGACTGA
- a CDS encoding acyl-ACP--UDP-N-acetylglucosamine O-acyltransferase: MKAHPTAVIHSKARLACSVTVGPYTVIGEEVELGEDCEVMSHVVLSGPAKFGKGNKVFPYASIGQDPQDLKYRGERTFLEIGDGNVFREFVTIHRGTSTDVGSTRIGNNNLLMAYVHIAHDCQLGSHIIMSNGASLAGHVEIGDHAIVGAFCGIHQFCRIGAYSFLGSYTIVNKDVLPYSKTSADRPMGVYGANRLGLERAGLAKEDIDELQAAFRTLCRSKLNTTQALEKLEAGGIKSAHVRALVDFVKTSARGVVK; the protein is encoded by the coding sequence ATGAAGGCGCACCCGACAGCGGTGATTCATTCCAAGGCCCGGCTGGCATGCAGCGTCACGGTGGGCCCTTACACGGTAATCGGCGAGGAGGTGGAGCTCGGCGAAGACTGCGAGGTCATGTCCCACGTGGTCCTGAGCGGGCCAGCGAAATTCGGAAAAGGAAACAAGGTTTTTCCGTACGCTTCCATCGGCCAGGACCCCCAGGACCTCAAATATCGCGGCGAGCGGACATTCCTTGAAATCGGCGACGGAAATGTTTTCAGGGAATTCGTTACCATCCACCGTGGAACATCGACGGACGTCGGCTCCACGCGCATCGGAAACAATAACCTGCTGATGGCCTACGTCCACATTGCCCACGACTGCCAGCTTGGCAGCCACATCATTATGTCAAATGGGGCTTCGCTGGCTGGGCACGTCGAGATCGGCGACCACGCCATCGTCGGAGCGTTTTGCGGAATTCACCAGTTCTGCCGGATTGGCGCATACAGCTTTCTGGGCAGCTATACCATCGTGAACAAGGACGTCCTCCCTTACTCAAAGACGTCGGCCGACAGGCCTATGGGCGTGTACGGGGCCAACCGGCTGGGGCTCGAGCGGGCTGGCCTGGCGAAGGAAGATATCGACGAATTGCAGGCTGCCTTCCGGACCCTCTGCCGTTCAAAACTGAATACGACTCAGGCCCTCGAAAAGCTTGAAGCCGGCGGAATCAAATCTGCGCATGTGAGGGCTCTGGTTGATTTTGTCAAGACATCGGCACGCGGCGTTGTGAAGTGA
- the fabZ gene encoding 3-hydroxyacyl-ACP dehydratase FabZ, producing MTSETGKRSQEESKPVYGTVEIMKFLPHRYPFLLVDKILEIEPDKRIVGLKNVTINEQFFQGHFPGSPVMPGVLIIESMAQVAGVLIYRDLPDKDKKLIYFSGIENAKFRRPVLPGDQLLVEMQLLNRRNNFGKMQGRATVDGKLAAEAVVLFAIVERPGS from the coding sequence ATGACTTCAGAAACGGGAAAGCGCTCCCAGGAAGAATCGAAACCGGTATACGGGACCGTGGAAATTATGAAGTTTCTCCCGCACCGGTACCCGTTCTTACTGGTGGACAAGATTTTAGAGATCGAACCTGACAAGCGGATTGTCGGGCTGAAGAATGTAACCATCAACGAGCAGTTCTTCCAAGGCCATTTCCCCGGATCGCCGGTGATGCCAGGAGTGCTGATCATCGAATCGATGGCGCAGGTGGCCGGCGTGCTGATTTATCGCGATCTGCCGGACAAAGACAAAAAGCTCATTTATTTCAGCGGGATCGAGAACGCCAAATTCCGCCGCCCTGTCCTGCCGGGTGACCAGCTGCTTGTGGAAATGCAACTTCTGAACCGCCGCAACAATTTTGGAAAGATGCAGGGGCGCGCCACGGTTGACGGCAAACTTGCGGCGGAGGCCGTGGTCCTGTTTGCCATCGTGGAGAGGCCTGGGTCATGA
- a CDS encoding bifunctional 5,10-methylenetetrahydrofolate dehydrogenase/5,10-methenyltetrahydrofolate cyclohydrolase: MAARILDGNKIRDEIKQELGDQIRELKAGGVTPGLAAVLVGEDAASQIYVRSKVKTCESLGLYSEKIEWPADTSTERLLKLVHDLNSRDDIDGILVQLPLPPQVDSKLVLEAIDPAKDVDGFHPVNVGNLVRNRPGLVPCTPAGIIEILRRSGITMKGARAVVIGRSDIVGKPVAMLLLHNHATVTICHSRTRDLPAVSREGDIVVAAMGRPAFVTGGFIKPGAAVIDVGINRLTTEEEIRRIYHDPAGPLAKLREKGSVLVGDVQPEDAREKAGAFTPVPGGVGPLTIAMLMSNTVKAARLRRGIRAAAGA, translated from the coding sequence GTGGCCGCGCGCATTCTCGATGGCAATAAAATCCGTGACGAAATCAAGCAGGAACTCGGTGACCAGATCCGCGAGCTGAAGGCCGGCGGCGTTACGCCCGGACTGGCGGCTGTGTTGGTGGGTGAAGACGCAGCCTCTCAGATTTACGTCCGCAGCAAGGTGAAAACCTGCGAGTCACTGGGGCTCTACAGCGAGAAGATCGAGTGGCCGGCGGACACATCCACCGAACGCCTGCTGAAGCTTGTCCATGATCTTAACTCCCGCGACGACATCGATGGCATTCTTGTCCAGCTTCCCTTGCCTCCGCAGGTTGACTCCAAACTGGTGCTGGAAGCCATCGACCCCGCCAAAGATGTTGACGGCTTCCATCCCGTGAACGTGGGCAATCTCGTGCGGAACCGCCCGGGGCTGGTTCCCTGCACCCCGGCAGGAATCATAGAAATTCTGCGCCGCAGCGGCATCACCATGAAGGGAGCGCGCGCCGTGGTGATTGGGCGCAGCGACATTGTCGGGAAACCCGTCGCCATGCTGTTGCTGCACAACCATGCCACTGTCACCATCTGCCATTCCAGGACACGTGATCTGCCTGCCGTGTCACGCGAGGGTGACATCGTGGTGGCCGCCATGGGCAGGCCCGCATTCGTCACGGGCGGCTTCATCAAGCCCGGAGCCGCTGTCATCGATGTCGGCATCAACCGCCTGACAACAGAAGAAGAAATCCGCAGGATCTATCATGATCCTGCAGGGCCGCTGGCGAAACTGCGAGAGAAAGGCTCGGTGCTGGTCGGCGACGTTCAGCCGGAAGATGCTCGTGAGAAGGCAGGAGCGTTTACGCCCGTCCCGGGAGGCGTGGGCCCGCTCACGATCGCCATGCTGATGTCTAACACGGTCAAGGCCGCCAGGCTTCGCCGGGGGATAAGGGCCGCAGCAGGGGCTTAA